The uncultured Devosia sp. sequence CTACGGGAATTGACAACCCATAGCCGAATGACTATCAATTAACCCATAGCTTCCGAGGTATGGGGTTCAATGCAGAGCCACGACGTCATCTTTCGCACCCTGTCCGACCCGACGCGGCGGGCGCTGTTCGAGCGGCTGTGCCGAGAGGGCGAAAGGACCGTCGGCGCGCTGACCGAGGGCGCCGGCGTGTCCCAGCCTGTCGTCTCCAAACATCTGGGCCTGCTCAAGCAGGCAGGCCTCGTCGCCGACCGACACGAAGGGCGCAATACGCACTACACTGCCCGGCTCGATGCCCTGTCCCCACTGCTGGATTGGACCAGGCAGATGCAGGGGTTTTGGGAGAACAGGATCGACCGTCTCGAAGACCTGCTCACAAGGATGGACCAATGACCGAGACCAGACGCTTCAGCCATTTCGTTCGCCAATCGCACCGCTGGATTTCGCTGGCCTTCACGCTTGTCGTGGCTGCAGCCTTTGCGTTCGGCGCCGCCAATCCGTGGCTTTATTACCTGCCACTGCTGCCGCTTTTGCTGCTGTTTCTGAGCGGCACATATATGTTTATCCTGCCCTATGTGGCGCGCCGGCGTGACAACAGGGCTTGAGGAGGTTCGATGACCGAAGAGGTAAAGCTGCTATCGGGGGGCAATCCGCAAATTGCCAAGGGCGATGGTGATGCGGTGGTACAAAGCTATATCGCGGCCATGCCGGGCTGGAAGCAGACTGTCGGGCGCAAGCTCGACACGCTGATCGAACAGGCCCTGCCCGACGTCCGCAAAGCCGTGCGATGGAACACGCCCTTCTACGGCGGGGGCGATGGCTGGTTCATCGGTTTCCACTGCCTCACAAAATATGTGAAGGTCTCGTTCTTCCAGGGCCAGTCGCTTGATCCCATTCCGCCCGGCACGTCCAAACAGGCCAGTGTGCGCTATCTCGATATCTACGAGACGGACGTCATCGACGAAGCCCAGTTCATCTCCTGGGTGCAGCAATCGGCTGCCCTTCCCGGCGAGCATCTTTTCTGACCGAAAGACCAGCCATGACCGAAATTCGCTCCGTCATTGTCGAACGCGACATTGCCCATCCGCCCGAAAAGCTGTGGCGCGCGCTGACCCAGCCGCATCTGGTGCAGGAGTGGATCGGGATGGGAAGCGATCTGCGACCGGATGTCGGGCACAAGTTTCGCTTCTCGGCCGATTGGGGTGGCGTTGATTGCGAGGTGATCGAAGTCGAGCAGCACCGCGTGCTGGCTTACAAGTGGGAGGCCTTCGGGCTTGAAAGCGTCGTCACCTGGACATTGACGCCCACCAACACCGGCACCCATCTGCGCATGGAACAGGCCGGATTCCGCCCCGACCAGGACGCAGCCTACAAGGGTGCTGCAGCCTCCTGGCCGCAGTTCATCTCGGCGATGGAGCAAGTGTTGGCGAAACTGGGCTAAAACGCTCCACCGTCATCAAAATTCCAAAAATTGTCGCCGCTAATGCAGTTGTCCCCCAAGGCCTACAGTGTTGGCGGCATCTTACTTTGGATATTTGAGAAAAGGGCTTGGGGATGCGGAAGGCGATTACGGGCTTTGTCTTGCTTGGAATGCTCTTCATCGGCGGCGCGGTCTATTTCTGGGGGGAAGGCGCGTTCTGGCCCTGTGAACCAGCCGGGCGGCTGATCTCCGGTGGCGCCTGCACTCATCTCATCACCGGCGATATCGGCGGTGCTGCGCGCCTGCCCAATGGCAATCTGCTCGTCTCCCTTGGTGCGCCGGAAGGCGACAGCAGCAATGCCATCACTCTGGCCGAAATTCCAGCCACGGGCGGCGCCGCCATCAGCGAGACCGTGCTGCGCACCAACCCCGTCGAAACCCATCCGCTCGACCTGGCCATCAGCCCAGATGGCGAGCAGATCGCGGTCGTCCAGGCCTTTGGCGAGGGGCGCCGGCAATATCAGGTCAGCGTGTTCGACCGGCAGGGCACGGTACTGGCCGAGGATCTCGGCTGGTTGCCGGGCTATATGGCCTTTGATTCTGACGGCCACCTGCTGCTGCATCCTGGAGCCCTGTTGGGCGAGGCGGTCAATCCCGGCTATGCCGAGGCGTATGACCTTGCCACCTCAACTGTCCCACAGGTAGCCAACTGGAATGAGCTTGGCGCGCTGTTCCAGAAGGGTACGACCCTTGCCTATAGCCCCGATGGCACCGTCTTTGCGCAAGTGCTCGACCATGTCGAGTCGACGCCCTTTGTCGGGCTGCGTGTCGGCACTGTCGGCTACGAAGATCAGCCCGGGGTGCTGCTCGGCGCGAGCATCCGGCGTGGCTGTAATTACAGCTTTTCCGACATTGCATTCAGCCCGGACGGCAAACGCATCGCCGCCGTCTTCGACTGTCCGGACGATTGGGGCCAGGTGAGCTCCACGCTCGAAGTCTGGGACTGGAGCGCTGGCCGGCACGAACTCTCCCTGCCGGTGGTGAACGGCTTTTCCGAGCCCTTCTGGTATGACAACACGGCCATTGTCGCCAAGCGATACAACTATGTGCGCGGCGGTACGGACCTGTTCCGCATCGCGGTACCGGAGCCGCGGCGCTAGGCGATCGTACCCATGCTCCCCACATGGGCATCAGCACCGCCGAGGCAGACCATCAGTGCCGCTTCGAGGCCTTTGGCGATGGTTTCGACCGCCATGGTCGGCTGGTCACGATCGGGCCGGCTTTGTGGCATGGCGGGGACATGGATGAAGCCTCCGATGATCGGGCGTCCCTGCTGGCCAAGCATGTGCATCAAAGCATAAAAGCTCGCATTGCAGACGAAGGTGCCGGCCGAATAGGACAGGGTCGACGGCACACCAGCCTCGCGCATGGCGGCGACCATGGCCTTGACGGGGAGCGTGGCGAACAGGCCATCGGGTCCGCCCGGCACCACCGGGGCGTCGACCGGCTGGGCGCCGGCATTGTCGGGAATGCGGGCGTCGATGCGGTTGATGGCGACGACTTCCGGCGTCATCGCATTTCGGCCCTCAGCCAGGCCCGTCGCAACGACCACATCCGGCTGCAGCAGGCTTACCATGGCCCGCAGCCGCTCGGTGCTGTCGCCAAATTCCACCGGCAGTTGCGCCACATGCAGCCGCGCCTGACCGGTCCATTGCGCCGCGACAAGTTGCACCGCTTCCCAGGACGGATTAATGGCGGCGCCAGCGAAAGGCTCGAAGCCAGTCAGCAGAATGGTCTTCATGGCCTCAAGCCTGCGGCAGCGACTCGAGGAAGGTCATGGGCTGGCCCTGATTTGGCGTGACCAGTTCGCCCTGCCACATCACCGTCTTGCCGCGCACCACGGTGCCGACGGGCCATCCGGTGACCGTTACGCCATCATAGGGCGTCCAGCCGGCGCGCGACTTGATCCAGTCATTGGTGATGGTCTCGCGGCGCTTGAGATCGACAATGGTCAGGTCGGCGTCATAGCCGACGGCGATGCGGCCCTTGTTGGCAATGCCGAACAGGCGGTTGGGCCCGTGGCTGGTCATGTCGACGAAGCGCTGCAGGCTCAGCTTGCCGGCGTTGACATGGTCCAGCATGGTCGGCACCAGCGTCTGGACGCCCGTCATGCCCGAATGGCTCTGCGGATAGGGATGGTCCTTTTCCTCGCGGGTATGGGGTGCGTGGTCAGAGCCCAGGATATCGGCGACGCCATTGCTGACGCCCTTCCAGATGCCTTCGCGATGATCCTTGTCGCGCACCGGCGGGTTCATCTGGGCATAGGTTCCAAGCCTGGTATAGGCCGTCTCGTCCAGCGTCAGGTGATGCGGCGTGACTTCCACCGAAGCCACATCCTTATGGTCGGCCAGATAGACGATCTCTTCCTTGGTCGAGATATGCAGCACATGGATGCGCTTGCCGGTCTTGCGAGCGAGATTGACCAGGCGCGTTGTGCAGCTCATCGCCACTTCGGGCGAACGCCAAACCGGGTGGCTCGACGGGTCGCCCGGCACGCGCAGGCCCTTGCGCTCTTCGAGCATGTATTCGTCTTCAGAGTGGAAGGCCGCGCGGCGGGAAATGGCGCGGAGAATGGCTTCGACACCATCGTCGTCCTGCACCAGCAGCGAGCCGGTCGAGGAGCCCATGAAAACCTTCACGCCAGCGCAGCCCGGCAGTTTTTCCAGCATGGCCAACTGACCGACATTTTCATGCGTGCCGCCGATATAGAAGGCGAAGTCGCAATGCATGCGATTGGTGCCGGCCGCGATCTTGGCCTCGAAGGTTTCCCGGGTGGTGGTCAGCGGGTTGGTATTGGGCATTTCGAAGACCCCGGTGACGCCGCCCATGACGGCGCCGAGCGAACCGGTTTCGAGATCTTCCTTGTGCGTCAGGCCGGGTTCGCGGAAATGCACCTGGGTATCGATGACGCCGGGCAGGATATGGAAGCCCTTGCAGTCCACTACCTCATCGGCACTGCCGTCCACGGTGCCGAGCGCCACGATGCGACCGTTCCTGACGGCGATATCGGCCAGGCCCTCGCCATCCTGATTGACCACGGTCGCGTTCTTGAAAATCACGTCGTACTGCGCCATGTCTGCGGTCCCGTCTGTAGCATTTGTATCCTGGATGTTGTGCAACACTTATGCGACCGGCGCTTCAAGAGGCAAGTCCATGACCATCCATCTGCGTTCCGACCGCGCCGTGTTTCGCTTCTCCGGCCCGGAGGCGCACAAGCTGCTCAATGATGTGGTGACCGGTCCGGTGCCCGCTGCCGATGGTCCCGCTGCCTGGTGGGCGCTGTTGTCGCCGCAAGGTAAGATCCTGGCCGAAGGCACGGTGGGCTGGGCCGGGGATGCGCTGTGGCTCGACGTACATCGCGATGTGGCCGACGACTTCTTCAAGCGCATGAAAATGTATCGACTGCGCGCCCAGGTGGTGATCGACGACCTGCGCGATACACATCGTGTGGGCTTTTCGGATAGCGCCCTGCCCGGTGCCATCAGCCATGAAGACCAGCGCGGCAGCGTCGGTTTGGGCTATCGCGTGATCGCTCCGGTCGAAGCGACCCATGATTGGGTCGATGATCTTGCGGCGTACCGCACCGCCCGCATTGCCGCCGGCATCGCCGAACAGGGCGATGACTTTCCGGCCAATGACACATTCGCTCATGACATCGGTCTCGACATCCTCGATGGCGTCGACTTCAAGAAAGGCTGCTATGTCGGCCAGGAAGTCGTATCCCGCATGAAGCATCGCGGCACCGCCCGTCGTCGCCCGGTGCTGGTGTCGGGGATCGACGCCGCGCCCGGTACGCCGGTGCTCGCAGGAACGCGCGAGGCAGGGACATTGGGCATGGTCATTGGGGGACAATCGGTCGCGGTTCTGCGACTCGATCGGCTCACCGATCTTTCGGCCGTGACCGTGGCCGGAAAGCCCGTCACCCTCGCCCTACCCTCCTGGGCCACCTACCAATTCGGCGAAGCCGCGTCCGCAGAAGACTAGCCCGCGCCTGTCGAATCGAACCGCAATTGGTTACGGTCGATGCTAACAGTCTGCTAGCATTTGGGGACATTATGGCACGTGCGAGTGCACGCGCCTGGCAACGCATGTTGTCGGGGCGCCGGCTCGATATTCTGGATCCATCACCGATGGACGTCGAGCTTTCCGATATAGCCCATGGCCTCGCCCGCGTGGCGCGCTGGAATGGTCAAACCTCTGGTGACTATCCATTTTCCGTCGCGCAACATTCAGTGCTGGTGCTGGAAATCTTCCGCGCCCACAATCCGGATTGCGATGCCGCGTCCCAGGCGCAGGCCCTGCTGCACGACGCCCCGGAATATGTGATGGGCGACATCATCTCCCCGTTCAAGGCGGCGATGGGCGGCAATTACAAGGAGGTGGAAAATCGTTTGCTGTCAGCGATTTTCCTGCGCTTCTCGCTGCCTGCGACAATGTCGGGCGCGCTGACCAAACTGGTCAAGAAGGCCGACCGCGAGTCGGCCTATTTCGAAGCGGTGCATCTTGCCGGATTCGAGGATGGTGAAGCGCGCAAGCTGTTCGGAGAGCCCAGTTTTCCAGCCTTCGACGTCGATGCTTTCGACCGGTTGATCCGCCCCTGGCCCACCCGCGAGGCACATGACCGCTTCGTTGCCGCCTTCGAGGCGATTTCCGTTTAGCGACAATCACTTGCGCTTTATGAATTAACCCTAACAAGGGGTTACTTTTGCGCGTCCCGGTCCGATATGGTTTCTAATCTCTTAACAGATTTTAGCCATTCGGTTCATTACGGGACGCGTCATCATGAACTTGCCCACCCGCCATGTATTGCTTGGAGTGACCCTCGGCGCTTTCAGCGCCATGACGATCGCCGCCATAGGCCCCGGCGCGGTGATCGAGACCTTTGCCGACGAAGCCCCATCGATCGGGATCGACGCGTCGAAGCTGGTGCGCTTCGAGGATCGCGACTATGTCGTCGACTATGATGCCTCCGTCGCGACCGACCCGCTTTCGACGGCGCGGGTGAAGAAGATCGAAGGCGGCCGGGTGAGCTATGTCACGATCACCACGACAGAAACCGGCACCTATTCGAGCGACGCCATGTTCTCAAAGCATGTCCAGTATCCGGGCATCAGCGTCGAGCCGGCACCCAGCCCCTACAACCGTTTTGCCATGTGGTCTGGTGGCAGCTGGCTGAGCTTTGGCACCGTTGGCGCCAATTCCTTTTTCCGCGTCAGTGACGGCAAGACCAGCGTCTCCAGTTTTGGCGACATCGTCTGCGTCAGGGGCTCGGGCTACCGCGTCTGCAACTAACCAAAGAGCCAGCCGCTCTTGAACTTGTAGAAGACGTGTAGGCCGATCTGGGTGACCTTGTTCATGCGGGGAGCCCAGGCGGGACGAACATAGGTGGCGTGGTAGTGGGTCGCGTCGCCCACCTCGGTCAGATAAAGCTCGCCGGCCACGATGCGGTTGGAAATGTCTTCCGCCTGCGCCCATGACTTCTGGTCATTGATGACTTCCGGAATGCCGTCGCAGGCAAAAGAGAACTGGCAGGAATTGCGACGCTGCTGGTTCTGATAGACCACGCCACAAATGGTGTCCGGGTAGCGGTGATCCTTGACGCGATTGAGCACGACCTGGGCCACGGCGACCTGACCGCGATAGCTTTCGCCGCGCGCTTCGAAATAGATCGCCGTCGCCAGGCACCAGAGTTCCTTGTCGGAGGCCGCCATGGGCGTGCCGCTGGAAAACGCGCCGGTAACTGGGGCCAACTCGCGGGCATAGGCCAATTGTTCAGAGGCGACTGCCGGGAGAGGGTTGGCAGTGCTGGTTGGCGCGATGCCGGCAATGGCGTCGAGCGCGGCCGCGGCGGCGGGGTCAAGGGAGGCCACGGACATGCGCGGGCCGATCTCGACATCGCCCGACGCAGGAAGCTCGACCGCCGCATAGAGCGACTGCCCGAGCGCTATGGCGTCTTCATTGCGTAGCGAGGCAATTTGCAAGCGTGCCTCGTCAAAGCCCTTGGTGAAGGCGACCAGATC is a genomic window containing:
- a CDS encoding metalloregulator ArsR/SmtB family transcription factor, with translation MQSHDVIFRTLSDPTRRALFERLCREGERTVGALTEGAGVSQPVVSKHLGLLKQAGLVADRHEGRNTHYTARLDALSPLLDWTRQMQGFWENRIDRLEDLLTRMDQ
- a CDS encoding DUF1801 domain-containing protein yields the protein MTEEVKLLSGGNPQIAKGDGDAVVQSYIAAMPGWKQTVGRKLDTLIEQALPDVRKAVRWNTPFYGGGDGWFIGFHCLTKYVKVSFFQGQSLDPIPPGTSKQASVRYLDIYETDVIDEAQFISWVQQSAALPGEHLF
- a CDS encoding SRPBCC domain-containing protein is translated as MTEIRSVIVERDIAHPPEKLWRALTQPHLVQEWIGMGSDLRPDVGHKFRFSADWGGVDCEVIEVEQHRVLAYKWEAFGLESVVTWTLTPTNTGTHLRMEQAGFRPDQDAAYKGAAASWPQFISAMEQVLAKLG
- the pcp gene encoding pyroglutamyl-peptidase I, with protein sequence MKTILLTGFEPFAGAAINPSWEAVQLVAAQWTGQARLHVAQLPVEFGDSTERLRAMVSLLQPDVVVATGLAEGRNAMTPEVVAINRIDARIPDNAGAQPVDAPVVPGGPDGLFATLPVKAMVAAMREAGVPSTLSYSAGTFVCNASFYALMHMLGQQGRPIIGGFIHVPAMPQSRPDRDQPTMAVETIAKGLEAALMVCLGGADAHVGSMGTIA
- a CDS encoding dihydroorotase, yielding MAQYDVIFKNATVVNQDGEGLADIAVRNGRIVALGTVDGSADEVVDCKGFHILPGVIDTQVHFREPGLTHKEDLETGSLGAVMGGVTGVFEMPNTNPLTTTRETFEAKIAAGTNRMHCDFAFYIGGTHENVGQLAMLEKLPGCAGVKVFMGSSTGSLLVQDDDGVEAILRAISRRAAFHSEDEYMLEERKGLRVPGDPSSHPVWRSPEVAMSCTTRLVNLARKTGKRIHVLHISTKEEIVYLADHKDVASVEVTPHHLTLDETAYTRLGTYAQMNPPVRDKDHREGIWKGVSNGVADILGSDHAPHTREEKDHPYPQSHSGMTGVQTLVPTMLDHVNAGKLSLQRFVDMTSHGPNRLFGIANKGRIAVGYDADLTIVDLKRRETITNDWIKSRAGWTPYDGVTVTGWPVGTVVRGKTVMWQGELVTPNQGQPMTFLESLPQA
- a CDS encoding folate-binding protein, encoding MTIHLRSDRAVFRFSGPEAHKLLNDVVTGPVPAADGPAAWWALLSPQGKILAEGTVGWAGDALWLDVHRDVADDFFKRMKMYRLRAQVVIDDLRDTHRVGFSDSALPGAISHEDQRGSVGLGYRVIAPVEATHDWVDDLAAYRTARIAAGIAEQGDDFPANDTFAHDIGLDILDGVDFKKGCYVGQEVVSRMKHRGTARRRPVLVSGIDAAPGTPVLAGTREAGTLGMVIGGQSVAVLRLDRLTDLSAVTVAGKPVTLALPSWATYQFGEAASAED
- a CDS encoding HD family hydrolase, whose product is MARASARAWQRMLSGRRLDILDPSPMDVELSDIAHGLARVARWNGQTSGDYPFSVAQHSVLVLEIFRAHNPDCDAASQAQALLHDAPEYVMGDIISPFKAAMGGNYKEVENRLLSAIFLRFSLPATMSGALTKLVKKADRESAYFEAVHLAGFEDGEARKLFGEPSFPAFDVDAFDRLIRPWPTREAHDRFVAAFEAISV
- a CDS encoding cell wall hydrolase; this encodes MAYSPRPVARLRSARAVRRHPFTRLLAVGIFCGLAYAGLTGGAFGPADGLLPTLPETEISTASLSYFGVDPVITGSVDHLFATASFNGPNRAEKTDRVRPQVDLVAFTKGFDEARLQIASLRNEDAIALGQSLYAAVELPASGDVEIGPRMSVASLDPAAAAALDAIAGIAPTSTANPLPAVASEQLAYARELAPVTGAFSSGTPMAASDKELWCLATAIYFEARGESYRGQVAVAQVVLNRVKDHRYPDTICGVVYQNQQRRNSCQFSFACDGIPEVINDQKSWAQAEDISNRIVAGELYLTEVGDATHYHATYVRPAWAPRMNKVTQIGLHVFYKFKSGWLFG